The sequence TTCGTTCCGAGCGCCGGGTCGATTCCGCGGCGTTCGTTGCATCGGCTCTTCCAATCGAAGGCCACCTTCAACGCATTCTCGACCGCGAGGGCGCCGCCGTCGACGAAGAACAGATGCGGCAGTGCGGGATCCCCGAGTACGCGGAAGAAGGTGTCGACGAAGCGCGCCATCGGCACCGTGTAGATGTCCGAGTTGCTCGGCTTGTTGATCGCCGCTTCCACCAGCTCCTCGCGGAAGTCGTCGCTCTCTGCCAGCGCCGGATGATTCATGCCGAGCGCGGATGAACCGAAGAACCCGAACATGTCGAGGTAGTCCGTTCCGTCCCGCTCGTCCACGAGGTGCGTTCCTCGAGACTGCTCGAGATCGAGCACCAGGTCGAAACCATCGACCAGAATGCGCGCACGCAGTACGTCCTGGACCTGGTCGGCGGACAACTCGCCCCCGCCGCCGGGAAATCGAATCGCTGTGCTCATATCGAGAGATTACGTCATATTTCCTGCCATACGCATGTCAACCGAGAAAACATACGGTGAGTCCGCTAGCTGTCGTAAAATGTCTGGAGAATGATCGTGCTGCGGGTGTGTACGTTGGCGGTGGCGCGGATCTCCTGAAGAAGATGTTCGAGTTCCCGGGGGGACGCCACCCGCACCAGCAGAACGTAGCTTTCGTCACCCGCCACCGAATGACACGCCTCGATGGCGGGCAAGTGGCGCAGACGGGCAGGCGCATCGTCCGGTTGGGACGGATCGAGAGGGGTGATGGCGACGAACGCCGACAAACCGTGCCCCAGCGCTTCGGGGTCGATCTTCGCGGTGTACCCGCGGATGATCTTTCGGGCTTCGAGCCTGCGGACCCGGGACTGGACCGCAGAAATCGACAATCCCGCCTTCTCGGCGAGAGTCGCCAGGGTCGCACGGCCGTCGGCAACCAACTCCTGCATCAGAACCCGATCGATGTCATCGAGAGGAGTATGGGGTGTGTCGCTGCGAAAAGATTCCACCACCAGCGCAGGCTAGCCCAGCGGAGGTGCGTCATGGTTGAAACGTGGGAGCTCCGAGCCCGGTTCGCCCGTGCACTGTCGGTAATGTACAGCCGTGAGGTACCGATTTATACTACGCTCCGACAGGTGACCGGGGAGGTCAACGCCGATTTCGCCGCACGCGAGCCCGCGGAGGCGGAGCGATGGGGCAGCCTCGATCGAGTCACCGCGGAGCTGCACGGCGAGATCCGCTTGGGTAGTGCCGCAGAAATCCGTCAGGCCGCGATACTGTTTGCCGGATTCGGGATGCACCCCGTCGGCTTCTACGACCTGCGCGATGCCGCCACCCCTTTACCCGTCGTCGGGACCGCCTTCCGTCCGATCGATTCGTTCGAACTGAACCACAACCCGTTCGGCATTTTCACCTCGGTGCTCACGACTGCGGATCACCGGTTCTTCGACGCCGATCTGCACGCACGCCTCGAAAGGTTTCTCGCCGGGCGGTCGCTCTTCCCGACGGAGCTTCTGCATCTCGCCGCGCTCGCCGCCGAAGAGGAAGGTTTGACTGCTCCCTCGGCCGAGCGGTTCGTGTCACTCGCGGCCACGGTGTTGGCGCGGACGGAACTACCGGTCGACAAGGGGTGGTACTCCGAGCTCGAAGCGGTGTCGCCGGTCGCCGCGGTAGTCGGCGCAAGCGCCGGCACCCATATCCACGCCCTCAGGCCCCGCGTGCTGGACGTCGACGAGTTGAGCCGCCGCATGCGGGCGCTGGGTTTCACGATGGTCGACGGCATTCAGGAACCTCCCAAGTGGGATGGGCCCGCCGTTCTCCTCCGTCAGACCTCGTTCCGTGCGATGTCGGAGCCCCACCAGTTCATCTCGAGCGGCGGAACAGTCGTGGGAGAAAGTTTCGCGGGGGCCGAGGCTCGTGGCCTCGCCCTGACGCCTCCCGGACGCGAGCTCTACGACCGGTTGGCTGCCGCGGACGCCGACGCGGCCGAGTGGGAGCGCCGGTTCCCGCGCACCGAAGCCGAACTCGACAGTCGAGGGATGGCGTACTTCACGTATCGACGCGAGGGTGGCCGGCACATCGCCGAACCGATCGTGTACGAAGACTTCCTCCCTGCGCCGACGGATGACGCCTGTACCCGCGCCGAGGTCGACTGCGGCGCCCGGTACCACCTACCCTGGCTCGCCGAGACACTCGGCCGGGCCGTGCACGACCCGTACGCGCTCTATCAGGAGCAGCAGGACAGATCCCGAGAGAGGACAGCATCGTGAACCTTCCCGCCCCCGAGGAGTTGCGCCGACGCGCCGAGGAAGCACTGATCAGGTGCGGTGCCGACATCGGTGCTCCCAGCGGTGCACTCGTGGCCCGAAGCCCCATCACCGGAACCGACTTGCGGACGGTCGTTACGAGTAGCGCCGACGACGTCGACGCGGCGATCTCCGCGGCACACGAGGCCTTTCTCACGTGGCGCTCGGTTCCGGCGCCCCAGCGTGGTGCCGTCGTGCGGCGGCTCGGACAGCTACTGACAGAACACGAACGCGACCTGGCGGAACTTGTCACCCTCGAGGCCGGAAAAATTCCCTCCGAGGCGCGGGGCGAGGTGCAGGAGATGATCGACATCTGCGAGTTCGCCGTCGGTCTCTCCCGGCAGCTGTACGGCAGGACGATGGCATCGGAACGTCCGGGGCACCGCCTGATGGAGACCTGGCATCCGCTGGGTGTCGTCGGTGTGATCTCCGCCTTCAACTTTCCTGTCGCGGTGTGGTCCTGGAACACGGCGATAGCGTTGGTGTGCGGGGACACCGTGGTATGGAAGCCCTCGGAGAAGACTCCGCTGACGGCAATCGCCTGCGACGCCCTGCTGGCGCAGGCCGCACACGATGTGGGAGCGCCCACGGGCCTGCACGCACTGGTGCAGGGATCCGTGGACGTCGGCGAGCAACTGGTGGACGACGCCCGGGTCGCCTTGGTCAGTGCCACCGGGTCTGTGCGGATGGGCCGCGCCGTCGGACCGCGGGTTGCCGCGCGTTTCGGCAAGAGCCTGCTGGAATTGGGCGGCAACAACGGCGCAGTCGTGGCCCCGTCAGCCGATCTCGACCTCGCTGTGCGCGGCATCGTCTTCTCGGCTGCAGGGACTGCAGGTCAGCGCTGCACATCGCTCCGCCGGTTGATTGTGCACTCCTCCATCGCGGACGAGCTGCTGAACCGGATCTCCGCGGCCTATCGAACATTGACGGTCGGAAACCCCTTCGACGACGGCGTACTCGTCGGCCCCCTCGTGGACTCGCAGGCATTCGACGCCATGCAGACGGCCCTCGACAAAGCTCGTGCCGACGGCGGAACAGTAATCTGCGGCGGCGAACGTCGCGGGACAGACAACCCCGCCTACTACGTCTCACCCGCATTGGTACGCATGCCGGCACAAACATCGGTGGTGCGGGAAGAAACGTTCGCACCCATCCTCTACGCCCTCACCTACGACACATTCGACCAGGCCATCGCGATGCACAACGAAGTCCCGCAGGGGCTTTCGTCGTCCATCTTCACCACCGACCAGCGTGAGGCCGAGCGGTTCCTCGCCGCGGACGGTTCAGACTGCGGCATCGCCAACGTCAACATCGGCACGTCGGGGGCGGAGATCGGCGGGGCGTTCGGCGGAGAGAAGGACACCGGCGGCGGACGGGAATCCGGATCCGATGCCTGGAAGGCCTACATGCGTCGCGCCACGAACACCGTCAACTACTCCGACCAATTGCCGCTGGCGCAGGGTGTCGAGTTCACCTGATCGCGCCGGTGGAGCGGTTACGCTCGGGACGTGAGCAACTGGGCCGAAATGGCGCGAGAGATCGCCGAGAACGTCCTGTTCCCGGTGGCGGACAGCGTCGATGCCGATGGTGAGGTCCCCGACAGCCATTTCGAGACTTTGGCCGCCGACGGCTTCTACGGTCTCGCAGCGCCTGACGACGAGAGCGTGACACCGTCCGTCCTGGTCGATGTACTGGAAACATTGTGCGGCGGGTGCCTCGCGACCGCCTTCACGTGGATGCAGCATCACGGAGTGGTCGCCGGTCTTGCGGCCTCACCCAACACCACCCTGCAGGGACGGTACCTCGACGGGCTCGTCGACGGCACCGTGCGAGCCGGAGTCGCGCTGGCCGGAGCCATTCCGGTACCACCCACGCTGTGGGCGCGCCGGGTCGAGGACGGGTACGTGCTGGACGGCGTCGCACCGTTCGTCACCGGTTGGGGCATCGTCGACCTGCTTCAGGTTTCGGCCCGCGACGAGTTCGACGACACCATCGTGCACGTCATCATTCCCGCCCAACCGCTTCGCGGGCTCACCGCAGCAGACCTACCGCTGATCGCCGCCCGCGGTTCCAACACCGTTCGCCTCACCTTCGACGGCCTCGCAGTGCCAGGCGAACTGGTAAGCGCCGTCGTCTCGCCCGACGACTTCGCGAAGAGCCAACTGTTCGGCTCCTGGATCAACGGGTGCATGGCCATGGGCATCACCCGCCGCGCGATCAGCGAACTCGAAACTCTGGGAGTCGATTCGGACCCGTTCGAGGAGCAAGCTGCCCGAGCACGACTCGACCTCAACGCGGCATTGGAGGGCAGAGCCGACATCGCCGACGCGCGGGCACGGGCATCCGAACTCGCCGTGCGGACCGCGACGGCGCTCGTCACCGCCAAGGGCAGCTCCGCTCTGATCGCGGGCAATACCGCCGAGCGGTTGATGCGCGAAGCTACCTTCACTCTGGTCGCCGCCGGACGTCCCGCAATCAAAGCCGCACTGCTGGAACGCCTGAACCGCGACTGACCGTCCCACTCCGACGTGTCGGTACCTTCGTCTACGGTCTGACGATTGCCCTGCGAAGCCGGGCCCTCCGACCGAAGCGAGTCAACGTGTTCAGGATCGTCCGCGCAGTGGCAGTGGTGTTGCTCGCGTGCGTCATCGGTGCGTATGCCGCGGCGGCCGCACTGCCGCCCGACACGGTCGAAGTGCCGTGGCCGTTCGCGCCGGCGTCCGCAGATTCCGATGTCGTCTGACCAAGCTTGGCAGCGGCCACAACTTCGCTACGGCACAGCATCACCCCCTTCTCGTGGTGCACGCATTCCACGCCGTGCGTGGTCGATCAACTCGCCGGGATGATGGCGATGATTGATGCGAGGCCTTCGGTCGGGGTCGACGTGCGGTGGCGGAATCCATTCGGTCCTGCCGGGATATCGACCCTCAGCAGTCCTGGTGACCCACCCGGCGGCGCTGTCATCGACCCGAGCGTGGCAGGCATCGCAAGCTAGAGTGAGGCCGTCGATGTCGGTGGTACGACCTTTCTGCCAGTCCGTGACGTGGTGGACCGCGCACATGCTGGCCGGCGTCGCGCATCCTGGGCGGGTGCATCCGCCGTCGGCGGCGATCAATGCAAGCCGCTGATCCGCACTGGCCAGACGCCGGCGGCGTCCCAGATGCAGGGGACGGCCGTCATGGTCGAACAACACCAAGACCGGGTGGGCCTGCTCGGCCAGCGCCAACGCATCCTCGATCGGTAGAAGGCCCCCGCTGGCTGTGGTGGCAACCCCTCCGATCGCCCTCTCGAGTTGCTCGAGCGTCATGGTGATGATCGTGGTGGCAGGCAGACCCCGGTGCCGGCCCAGGATTCCTGATTCCAGCACGGCTCGAAACATGGCACTGAACGCGTCGTGGTTGCGTTGCGCCGTGGTGCGCGTGTCCCGGGCGGCCGCGGCGGCGAGAACGTCCGAATCCACAGTGGGGTGCTCGGCATCGCCGGTGGGCGAGGATGGATCGGCCGGATTGTTCATGCCCGGTCGCGCCCACTTGGCGAGAATCGGATCGAGCAGTGCCCGCGCCGTGGGGTCGAGTTCACCGGAGATTCGCGACATCAATTCGGTGTCCTGCCGGCCGAGGGTGAGTGCCCGGCGGCGGGTGCGGTCGATGTCGTCGCCGAGATTCCCGTCCGGATTCAGATACGCGAGAAGTCGGTGCCCCGCCTGCTCGACGTCCTCGGGCGTCCCGTCACGAGCCACTCGCGCGAGAGTCGATTCCGCGGCCTTGGTGTCGTCGGCGTCGACCGCGTGTGGGATCTTGCGCAGAATTCTCGACACGGCTCGGGCATGATCGGCGCCTATGTCGCCATTCCGTTGCGCGGCCGCGGTATCCGGAAGAGCGGCCGGGAGAGATTCTCCGGTCGAGGCGTGCCACACCCCGAGTTGCCGGGCCGCGCTGACCCGGGCTGATGCGTCGGCCGCGGATATACGCAGGACGTCGACCAGGAATTTGTGGGGCGAACGGTAGCCGAAGGATGCGGGCAGGGACCGTTCCACGCTCTCCACAACCAGCCGGTGCGACACCGCACCGGCGCGGCGAAGTGCGCGTTCCAGGTTCCTGATCGCGTCGACCACCTCGGCGTCCGACAATCCCACCACGTCGGCGCCCAGCAACCCGTCCACCGCAGCGGTGAGCAGCGACAGCTGCCCCGCCACCCGGCTCTCCGCCGACCCCCCAGTCGAACTCATGTGCGAAACCTATCTCAGCGCTCCGACACACTTTTCCATCTGCACCTGTCGTCCTCTCGGCCGTTCGGGCAGACGTGCGGTGTCTGTCGGACCTCCGGTGCACTATGGAACGGTGACCGAAGTCCTCGGCAAGTTCTCTGCCGCCACCAGGGAGTGGTTCGACGGCGCCTTCCCCGCGCCGACGGACGCGCAGCTCGGTGCCTGGGAATCGATCGCCAGCCGCGCCAACACGCTGGTGGTCGCACCCACGGGGTCGGGCAAGACCCTCTCAGCCTTCCTGTGGTCCCTCGACCAGCTCGCGGCGACGGGCGAGAAGGACCGGTCCACCAAGGTTCTGTACATCTCACCGCTGAAGGCACTCGGCGTGGACGTCGAACGCAATTTGCGCGCCCCACTGGTCGGCATTACCCAGACAGCGAAACGGCTCGGCCTGACACCGCCCGAGATCTCGGTCGGTGTCCGCTCGGGCGACACCCCGCCCGCCGACCGCCGCGCGCTTATCAAGAATCCGCCGGACATCCTCATCACCACACCTGAGTCGCTGTTTCTCATGCTCACCTCGTCGGCGCGGGAGACGCTGACCCGGGTCGATACCGTTATCGTCGACGAAGTTCACGCTGTCGCAGGAACCAAGCGTGGGGCGCACCTGGCGCTGTCGCTCGAGCGACTCGACCGGCTCCTCGACACCCCCGCGCAGCGCATCGGACTGTCAGCGACGGTGCGCCCGCACGAAGAAGTGGCACGCTTCCTCTCCGGTTCGGCGCCGATTCGGATCGTCGCTCCACCGTCACCGAAGACGTTCGACCTTACCGTTCAGGTTCCCGTCGAGGACATGACGGAGCTGGGTCTCGCCGAGCCTGCCGAGGGCTCGGCATCGTCGACTCCGCAGTCCGGGTCGATCTGGCCACACGTCGAGGAACAGATCGTGGATCTCGTCCTCGCACACCGATCGTCCATCGTGTTCGCCAACTCGCGGCGGCTCGCGGAGCGACTTACCGCACGACTCAACGAGATCTATGCCGAGCGTAGTGGTGCCGACGTCGACAGGAACCCGAAGCCCGCCTCGCAGATCGGCACCCCTTCCGAGGTCAACTTCGGCGCCGACCCTCTGCTCGCGAGGGCTCACCACGGTTCGGTCAGCAAGGATCAACGAGCCCTCATCGAGGACGACCTCAAATCCGGACGGCTCCGCTGTGTCGTCGCGACGAGCAGCCTCGAACTCGGAATCGATATGGGTGCAGTGGATCTCGTGGTCCAGGTGGAGGCTCCGCCCTCGGTGGCGAGCGGCCTGCAACGTGTGGGCCGCGCCGGACACCAGGTCGGGGAGATCTCCCGCGGTGTCGTGTTTCCCAAGCACCGCACCGACCTGATCCACTGCGCCGTCACCGTCGAACGCATGGTGACCGGCAAAATCGAAGCACTCGCGGTGCCGGCAAACCCACTCGACATCCTCGCTCAACACACCGTTGCGGCCACCGCACTCGAACCGCTCGACGTCGACGACTGGTTCGAGACGGTCCGCCGCAGTGGCTCCTTCGCCTCCTTGCCGCGCTCGGCTTACGAGTCCACGCTCGACCTGCTGGCAGGGCTGTATCCTTCCGACGAGTTCGCGGAACTGCGCCCCCGACTCGTCTGGGATCGCGAAGCCAACACACTGACGGGTCGTCCCGGCGCGCAACGTCTCGCGGTCACCTCGGGCGGTGCCATCCCCGATCGCGGACTGTTCACCGTCTACATGGTGGGCGAAAAAGCTTCTCGGGTCGGCGAACTCGACGAGGAGATGGTGTACGAGTCTCGGGTCGGGGACGTCTTCGCGCTCGGTGCCACCAGCTGGCGGATCGAGGACATCACCTTCGATCGGGTGCTGGTCAGCCCGGCGTACGGTCAGCCCGGCCGTCTCCCCTTCTGGCACGGCGACGGCCTCGGCCGACCGGCGGAACTCGGTGAGGCGCTCGGACAGTTCCTCCGGGAAATTTCGCTCGGCCACGAGACGGAGGTGAAGGAACGGTGCCTCACAGGGGGTCTGGACGGCAATGCCACGAACAATCTGGTTCAGCTGGTCAACGAACAGAAGACCGCCACCGGTCAGGTTCCCACTGATCGCACACTGGTGGTCGAACGATTTCGCGACGAGCTCGGCGACTGGCGTCTGATCCTGCACTCACCCTATGGACAGCGTGTGCACGCACCGTGGGCGCTGGCCGTCAGTGCCCGGCTCAGCGAGCGCCACGGTCTCGACTCCAACGCGACCGCATCGGACGACGGCATCATCGTCCGCCTTCCCGACACGGAGGACACACCGCCCGGGGCAGACCTCTTCGC comes from Rhodococcus oxybenzonivorans and encodes:
- a CDS encoding Lrp/AsnC family transcriptional regulator — protein: MVESFRSDTPHTPLDDIDRVLMQELVADGRATLATLAEKAGLSISAVQSRVRRLEARKIIRGYTAKIDPEALGHGLSAFVAITPLDPSQPDDAPARLRHLPAIEACHSVAGDESYVLLVRVASPRELEHLLQEIRATANVHTRSTIILQTFYDS
- a CDS encoding 2-oxoadipate dioxygenase/decarboxylase family protein; protein product: MVETWELRARFARALSVMYSREVPIYTTLRQVTGEVNADFAAREPAEAERWGSLDRVTAELHGEIRLGSAAEIRQAAILFAGFGMHPVGFYDLRDAATPLPVVGTAFRPIDSFELNHNPFGIFTSVLTTADHRFFDADLHARLERFLAGRSLFPTELLHLAALAAEEEGLTAPSAERFVSLAATVLARTELPVDKGWYSELEAVSPVAAVVGASAGTHIHALRPRVLDVDELSRRMRALGFTMVDGIQEPPKWDGPAVLLRQTSFRAMSEPHQFISSGGTVVGESFAGAEARGLALTPPGRELYDRLAAADADAAEWERRFPRTEAELDSRGMAYFTYRREGGRHIAEPIVYEDFLPAPTDDACTRAEVDCGARYHLPWLAETLGRAVHDPYALYQEQQDRSRERTAS
- a CDS encoding aldehyde dehydrogenase family protein; the protein is MNLPAPEELRRRAEEALIRCGADIGAPSGALVARSPITGTDLRTVVTSSADDVDAAISAAHEAFLTWRSVPAPQRGAVVRRLGQLLTEHERDLAELVTLEAGKIPSEARGEVQEMIDICEFAVGLSRQLYGRTMASERPGHRLMETWHPLGVVGVISAFNFPVAVWSWNTAIALVCGDTVVWKPSEKTPLTAIACDALLAQAAHDVGAPTGLHALVQGSVDVGEQLVDDARVALVSATGSVRMGRAVGPRVAARFGKSLLELGGNNGAVVAPSADLDLAVRGIVFSAAGTAGQRCTSLRRLIVHSSIADELLNRISAAYRTLTVGNPFDDGVLVGPLVDSQAFDAMQTALDKARADGGTVICGGERRGTDNPAYYVSPALVRMPAQTSVVREETFAPILYALTYDTFDQAIAMHNEVPQGLSSSIFTTDQREAERFLAADGSDCGIANVNIGTSGAEIGGAFGGEKDTGGGRESGSDAWKAYMRRATNTVNYSDQLPLAQGVEFT
- a CDS encoding acyl-CoA dehydrogenase family protein, which encodes MSNWAEMAREIAENVLFPVADSVDADGEVPDSHFETLAADGFYGLAAPDDESVTPSVLVDVLETLCGGCLATAFTWMQHHGVVAGLAASPNTTLQGRYLDGLVDGTVRAGVALAGAIPVPPTLWARRVEDGYVLDGVAPFVTGWGIVDLLQVSARDEFDDTIVHVIIPAQPLRGLTAADLPLIAARGSNTVRLTFDGLAVPGELVSAVVSPDDFAKSQLFGSWINGCMAMGITRRAISELETLGVDSDPFEEQAARARLDLNAALEGRADIADARARASELAVRTATALVTAKGSSALIAGNTAERLMREATFTLVAAGRPAIKAALLERLNRD
- a CDS encoding HNH endonuclease signature motif containing protein, with the protein product MSSTGGSAESRVAGQLSLLTAAVDGLLGADVVGLSDAEVVDAIRNLERALRRAGAVSHRLVVESVERSLPASFGYRSPHKFLVDVLRISAADASARVSAARQLGVWHASTGESLPAALPDTAAAQRNGDIGADHARAVSRILRKIPHAVDADDTKAAESTLARVARDGTPEDVEQAGHRLLAYLNPDGNLGDDIDRTRRRALTLGRQDTELMSRISGELDPTARALLDPILAKWARPGMNNPADPSSPTGDAEHPTVDSDVLAAAAARDTRTTAQRNHDAFSAMFRAVLESGILGRHRGLPATTIITMTLEQLERAIGGVATTASGGLLPIEDALALAEQAHPVLVLFDHDGRPLHLGRRRRLASADQRLALIAADGGCTRPGCATPASMCAVHHVTDWQKGRTTDIDGLTLACDACHARVDDSAAGWVTRTAEGRYPGRTEWIPPPHVDPDRRPRINHRHHPGELIDHARRGMRAPREGGDAVP